The Mangrovivirga cuniculi genomic sequence GATCCAAAGTTTACCCTGGGTGAAAGAGCAGCTAAAAAGCAGGAAATTCTTCAACAGCTTGAAGAAGACGGGGTCATTAATATGAACAAAGAAATCCCACTACCTGTTGTACCTCAAAAAATTGCCATCGTCAGTAGTGAAACTGCAGCAGGATATCAGGATTTCATAAGTCAGTTGCATTCTAACCGGTTTGGATATAAGTTTCATACTACTCTTTTTAATTCTGTAATGCAGGGAAATCAAGCTCCTGAAAGCATCATCACAGCTCTTCACAGTATCCATGCCTCTTCTAAAGATTTTGATCTGGCAGTGATTATAAGAGGTGGTGGAGCACAACTGGATCTTGAATGTTTCGACAATTACGAAGTTGCAATGCATACAGCCCAATTTCCCATTCCTGTTTTAACCGGTATAGGTCATGAAAGAGATGAAACTATTACTGACCTGGTTGCCAACACTGCCCTAAAGACACCAACTGCTGTTGCTGAATTTCTAATCAGTGGAATTTATAGCTTTGAAGAAAAATTATTCAATGCTCAAAATACATTATCTGACAAATCCAGAGTCTTTATCCAGTCAGCTCTTGAAAAACTAAATTTTTATACTCATAATATTCAAAAAGCATCTGAAAATCTCATAAAAGAACATTATTATTCTTTAAATGACTTTAGAAATAAAATTGAGTTTAATACCAGAAATATTATAAAAAAAGAATCAGATTTTCTTAATTCTAGTGAGAAATTACTCTCAAGCATGAACCCGAAAAAGGTGATTGAACGTGGGTATACTTATACGGAGATTAATGGTGAAAACCTCAATAAGACTAATCAAATAGATAAAGGATCAAAAATCAGAACAATAACCAAGAAATTTGATATCCTAAGTACCATCGATAAAATAGAGAAAAATGCCAAATAAAAAGAAATTGAGTTACAAAGAGTCAATTGACAAATTGACATCCATTCTGGAGAAACTGGAAAACCAGGAAGGTGATATTGATGAATTGATGAAAGATGTGGATGAGGCAACAATGATCATTAAGCAGTGTAGAGAGAAACTAAGAGGAACAGAAGAGCAATTATCCAGTAAATTTGATGAAATCGATAATTAAATAATCAAAAATTGTTATTTTCTTATTATAAAACACCATTAAATACAATTAAACAACCTTTTCTCATACAAGATTATAAATTCAACAAATAACACACTTAAATAAGTGTGTTTTTTTTATATATCTGAATAAGTCAAAATATTAATTAACATTATCTTAATTCCACTATAAGATCATGTAATAAAAACCTGTTTTAAGCAAATTTTCGCTCATATTTCGGTAGATTAGAAGGCTCATATTTTTGAATAACAGGTAAAGAATGAACATAGCACAGGAATTTAAAGATAACTGCGGCTTCGGTATGATGTCGCAAATTAAGAATATTGCGTCCAGACAAATGGTTGATGACTCGATCGAAGCATTAAAAAGAATGATGCATCGAGGAGCTATTGCAGCTGATGGAAAAAGTGGGGACGGATGTGGATTCCTGTTTTCAATGCCACATAAATTTATGAGAAAAATAGCCTCAGTAAATGGCTTCGATCTCCCTTCGAGATATGCTGTGGCAATGACCTTTTATACTGACGATGAACAAAAAATAATCTTCGAAGAAGCCTGTAAAAGAAATGATCTAAAAATACTTTTTACCAGATCTGTCCCTACTGAAGAAGCTAACCTTGGAGAGCAGGCTAAAAAAATAATGCCAGAAATTGTCCAGACCTTTGTCATTCCCAATTCGCCAATGGCACAAAGAAGGTTTGAAGCATTGTTATACCTGACAAGAAAAGATGTTGAATCTGAAATTGAGGACATCAATTTTACAATAGCTTCCTTTTCTGATAAAATGATTTCCTATAAAGGACTTCTTTTACCTACGTTGATCGATGAATTTTACACTGACCTTAAGGATAAGGATTTTGAAGTGAGTTTTGCTGTATTTCATCAGCGATTCAGCACGAATACAATGCCCAGGTGGCCTTTAGCACAACCTTTTAGATGTGTAGCCCACAATGGAGAAATCAATTCCATAAAAGCCAACAGGTATAATGTCAGGGTTAATATGGAAAACATGGCTGGAAATATTTTTGACGATGAAGAAATGAAAAGGCTAATGCCAATTCTTCAAAAAGAAACCAGTGATAGTGCCTCATTTGATAATTATTTTGAATTTCTTATCCAGAATGGTGTTGATTTTTTCAAAGCAGTTCGTTCAATGGTCCCCCTCCTTTTCAAAATGCACCACACCTCGATGCCGGATTAAGAGCATTTTACGAATACACTGCCTGTAATTTTGAGGCATGGGATGGTCCAGCTGCATTGAATATAACCAATGGAAGGTACGTAGGCACTGTATTAGATAGAAACGGCCTCAGACCTGCTAAATATATCATAACTCATGATGATCGTCTGATTATCGCCAGTGAATATGGAATTATTGATCTCGAATCGGAAAATATAAAGGAACAGGGTAAATTAACTTCCGGACAAATGATTGCTGCAGACCTGAAGTTTGGCAAGATTTACAAAAATCATGAGATCAATGAATATATCACCAACACCATTCCTTATGAAAAATGGCTAAATGAAAGCTCTTCTTATTTAATGGAGCACACTGAAAATAATTTCAGTGATTTTTCCGACTTAAGGCATCCCAACCTTGTGGAAATGCAACGCTACCACAATTACACCAATGAGGTTATGTCTTCTATCATCGAACCGATGATCAAAAATGGTAAGGAAGAAACTGGCTCCATGGGAGATGACACTCCGGCTGCCTGCTTTAGTGATCACCAAAGAAATTTTACTGATTTTTTCAGACAGAAGTTTGCTCAGGTAACTAATCCGCCAATTGATCCACTACGTGAAAAGATCGTCATGTCAACGGCAGTATCTTTCGGAAGCAGAAATAATGTTTTAAAAGAAACACCGCATCATTCTCACAGATTAATCTCCATGTCACCGATAATGTCCAAAGAAAAAATGGACATACTTACTTCGTTTGGTGATGAAAGCCATGAATTATATGATCCTCACTATAAATATGAATCCTTCGAAACTTGCTTTACTGGTGATCTTAAAGACTCCCTGGTTACATTAGGAGACAAAATAATCAAATCAGTAAAAGATGATGGAGTCAGGCAAATTATTTTAGATGACAGATGTCTGAGTGAAGAAAATATGCTTATGCCAATGCCATTGGTTGTAGGTTATTTAAACACGCTATTTCTAAAAGAGGGAATCAGAAGTAAAGTTAACTTTATTGCTATATCGGGTGAGGTATTAGATTCTCACTCTGCAGCCGTACTTCTTGGATTTGGGGCAACAGCAGTATATCCTTACCTTCTTTATGCTTCTGCATTATCTGTTATAGAAAGACAGAAAGATTGCAGACATAACGCAAGAAAGATCGGATTAAAAAAGGTTCAGACATCGGTTAATAATGGCCTTTTAAAGATCATGTCGAAAATGGGGATCAGTACTGTAGAAAGTTATATTAATGCTGCTCTATTTGATGTGATCGGTTTATCAGAAGAAATAACTGAAGAGTGTTTCCCGGATGCATCGGTGATTATACCAGGCCTGAATTACCTGGACATTGAGCATCGATTAAGAAAAGCACATAAAAATGCTTATATCAGCCATTACAGAAAGAAACTCTATCCGCTGGAAGTAGGCAGTTTCTATAAATACATGGACAAAGGAGAGTACCATGACTTTTCTCCGGATGTAGTACACCATGTACATAAATTCGCAAGGTCGGGTAAGCCGGTTGACTATGATGAATACAAGAACAGGATCAACAACAGAGGTTTAAAAATGATCCGGGATTTCTTTGAATTCAATCCGGATAAAGAAAAAATTGAAATCGATAAAGTCGAACCGATTGAAGAAATAACCAGGAGATTTACTTCAGCAGCCATGAGCCTTGGATCTATCTCCCCTGAAGCTCATGAGGCAATCGCCGAGGCGATGAACACTCTTCATGCAAAATCTAATTCAGGAGAAGGTGGAGAAGATAAAGCGAGATATAACACCATTAAAAACAGTAGCATAAAACAAGTTGCCTCAGGTAGGTTTGGTGTTACACCGGCTTACCTAAGGAGTGCATCAGAGATACAGATCAAAATTGCCCAGGGAGCTAAACCTGGCGAAGGCGGTCAGCTTCCAGGCTCCAAAGTCACACCTTTGATAGCAACCCTAAGATATACTATACCCGGTGTAACCCTTATATCTCCTCCCCCACATCACGATATATATTCAATTGAAGATCTTGCACAACTTATTTTTGACCTAAAGCAGGTTAATCCTAAGGCGAGGGTAAGTGTGAAATTAGTTTCAACTGCAGGTGTAGGAACAATTGCATGTGGAGTGGCTAAAGCGTATGCTGACAGAATTGTGATCTCCGGAGCGGATGGTGGTACAGGAGCAGCTCAGCTTGGAAGCATAAAGTTTGCCGGTAATCCGTGGGAACCTGGCCTGGCTGACGCACATCAATCTCTAAAAGCTAATAATCTGCGCCAAAATGTTCAGCTAGTTACTGATGGAGGGCTAAAAACCGGTCTTGATGTTGTAAAAGCTGCTATTCTTGGTGCTGAAGTTTATGGTTTTGGTACTGCATTACTATCAACTGTAGGTTGTAAAATCTTGCGTGTCTGCCATCTTAATAAATGCAGTGTCGGTATCGCAACTCAGAATGAATTACTCAGAAAATATTATGTAGGAACAGTTGAAGGTGTTATTAATTATCTCAAAGCTGTTGCTCAGGAAGTGAGGGAAATCCTTGCTGAACTGGGATATAAAAAGCTCGATGATATAATTGGAAGAACTGAACTATTAAAAGTTGTAAATGATGAGCTGGCCCTAAAGTTTAATTTTGACAAATTACTCCGAAGAGTTGAGGGATGCAACACCTGTCAAAAAGGCTTCAATGAACCCTATGATAAAAACGAATTTGAAAAGTCTATTTATAAAGAGGTTGCAGAATTAATAGAAAATAATTCAGGACCTGTCACCCTTCAAAAAGAGATAAGAAATACTAACAGAAGTTTTGGAGCATATATCAGTGGTTTTATTGCTGAGAAACATGGCGATATTGGAATGCCAAAATACTCCATCAATTTTGATCTGAAAGGAACGGCGGGTCAGTCGTTTGGAGCCTTCTTAATGAATGGTATGAGCTTAAACCTGCTGGGTAGCGCGAATGACTATGTCGGAAAAGGGATGCGAGGCGGACAAATCATTGTTAAACCTCATAATCCTGAACAATTACTAAATCTTGCCGGAAACACTTGTCTTTATGGGGCTACCGGAGGTAAATTATTTGTAAGCGGATCTGTGGGTGAGCGTTTTGCGGTCAGAAATAGTGGAGCCCTGGCAGTAGTCGAAGGAACGGGTGATCACGCCTGTGAATACATGACCGGAGGAACAGTGGTTATCCTGGGTAATACGGGAATAAACTTCGGTGCCGGTATGACTGGAGGTGTAGCATTTGTTTATGACAAAGAACATGCTTTTATGGACAAAATGAATCATCAGCTAATTCATGCTCAGAGAATTGATACCGATGAAAATGACGAAGCAAGATATTATCTTAAAAGCATCCTTAGTAGTTATTTAAGGAAAACCGCTAGTCCAAGAGCAGAAAAAATACTCGAAAATTACCGTGAGGAACTAAGGTATTTCTACATGGTAAAATCAAAAGACATGAATAACGTTCCATTGAACCCATTTGATGGTAACTAAGAAATTAAAAAGGAGGAGAAATTGCAGGAATTCACAAAGATAGAAAGAATCAATCCAAAGGTTAAACCCGGTGATGAAAGGGTTAACAACTTTGATGAAATATACGAAATCTATTCTGAGGAAGAAGCTGGTACACAAGCTGACCGATGTATTCAGTGTGGCAATCCTTATTGTAGTTCTACAGGCTGCCCATTGAGCAACAATATTCCTCAGTGGCTAAAGTATATTGCTGAGAAGGACCTTGAACTTGCTTTTGAGATAAGTAATGAAACTTCACCGTTTCCTGAAATCCTTGGTAGAATTTGTCCACAAGACAGGTTATGTGAGGGAGCTTGTACTTTAGATGATGGCTTTGGAGCGATAACAATAGGTTCAATCGAGGTTAGTATAACGGAAAAAGGATTCGAAAAGGGTATGAAACCCGAATATCCGGGAATAACCTCTGATAAAAAAGTAGCAATAATCGGCTCAGGTCCTGCAGGTATATCGTGTGCTACCTTTTTGCTAAGAGCCGGAATCAAACCTGTTATTTTTGAAAAAGCAGATAAAGCAGGTGGGCTTCTTACTTATGGAATTCCAGGATTCAAACTAGAAAAGGAAGTAGTAGACAAAAGAATGGATCAGCTTTATCAAGCAGGTCTGGAAATTAATTTGAATACTGAAATTGGTAAGGATGTATCATTTGAAAAGTTAAAAGAAGAATACGACGCCATTTTTATAGGGATAGGGGCCATGGAAGGCAGACTTTTAAATTATGAGGGGTACAGTGCGAATAATGTATTTATGGCTGTTCCTTTTCTGACCAATATCCAAAAGAAAATTTTCGACCAACAATATGATAAGAAATACTCTGTCAAAGGAAAGAATGTAATGGTCATAGGTGGTGGAGACACTGCGATGGACTGTGTTAGAACTTCGATAAGAGAAAATGCGACTAGTGTTCGCTGTGT encodes the following:
- the xseB gene encoding exodeoxyribonuclease VII small subunit: MPNKKKLSYKESIDKLTSILEKLENQEGDIDELMKDVDEATMIIKQCREKLRGTEEQLSSKFDEIDN
- a CDS encoding glutamate synthase subunit beta codes for the protein MQEFTKIERINPKVKPGDERVNNFDEIYEIYSEEEAGTQADRCIQCGNPYCSSTGCPLSNNIPQWLKYIAEKDLELAFEISNETSPFPEILGRICPQDRLCEGACTLDDGFGAITIGSIEVSITEKGFEKGMKPEYPGITSDKKVAIIGSGPAGISCATFLLRAGIKPVIFEKADKAGGLLTYGIPGFKLEKEVVDKRMDQLYQAGLEINLNTEIGKDVSFEKLKEEYDAIFIGIGAMEGRLLNYEGYSANNVFMAVPFLTNIQKKIFDQQYDKKYSVKGKNVMVIGGGDTAMDCVRTSIRENATSVRCVYRRDEENMPGSAKEVQSAKEEGVEFIWQMQPKGFVADDRGYIIGVKFIKTKLMPSPEGGRMQVIEEEGTEEIKYADVIILALGFNNEKLTFLEENNIKTNKWNAIEVTDKCETNVEGVFAGGDGSRGADLVVNAALDGREAAFAIMDYIYENENKENKARSFPG
- the xseA gene encoding exodeoxyribonuclease VII large subunit; this translates as MENFSLLELNHKIKTILNDNLESSYWVVAEIAELRTNYKGHCYLELVDKDEDQVLAKNRATIWAYTFRGLNAWFLKITGSELAQGMKVLCKVKVTFHEVYGMSLNITDIDPKFTLGERAAKKQEILQQLEEDGVINMNKEIPLPVVPQKIAIVSSETAAGYQDFISQLHSNRFGYKFHTTLFNSVMQGNQAPESIITALHSIHASSKDFDLAVIIRGGGAQLDLECFDNYEVAMHTAQFPIPVLTGIGHERDETITDLVANTALKTPTAVAEFLISGIYSFEEKLFNAQNTLSDKSRVFIQSALEKLNFYTHNIQKASENLIKEHYYSLNDFRNKIEFNTRNIIKKESDFLNSSEKLLSSMNPKKVIERGYTYTEINGENLNKTNQIDKGSKIRTITKKFDILSTIDKIEKNAK